Part of the Betta splendens chromosome 17, fBetSpl5.4, whole genome shotgun sequence genome, GCCACCTTCGAAATCCCAGTAAGCTACAGTTTAGATGCAATAACACCACAGCATTTATTAATAGATCTATATAGGTCCACACTGAGGGTAGCTGGTTGAGAGCTTAGTTCTCACTATTTTCCACTCTGGGCATTTGTCCTTGACTGTTAATTGTATTCCTCTAACTCACTCTGGCCCTTAAATCATCCACTCTAATCAAATACAGAATCATTTCTGTATACATTGTGAAGTCTTAGGTCTGAGTGATTCTGTCATTTATAATCAATTGTCATTATAACGGATAATGCTCATTAGTTAAATACACAATATGCAGTATTTCGCAATTGTTACACATTAAAACAAAGGCAAACGTATATAAATTACACTGTCACATGTTTTGGCTTTAACTATTCATCCATTAAACTGGTTCTTCTGGTTGTGCCACTTAACagcaaataacaaaaaacagtagaaataaaataacaatttaTAACTTTGTTATGGTTTATTTATAGGTCTAAATGTAAACTATGCATCAGTCGAAGTGATGTCATCAGTCTCTGGTGGTGACGGATCATAGAGGTTgttgaaaaaggaaaaatctGATTCAGTTCCATGATTTCTGCCCTGAAAAGGAAATATCTGTTATCATCTAATATTTCATGACCACAtacattttgtacatttcttTCTCACTTACATCTATTTTGCAGTCAAAGAGATCAAACTGGTCAATCGCATCATTATTCATAATTGTTGGCTGGTTCCTAAGACAGACAAGCACAAATGTCAGCATAAACCACAAACACGTGAGCATCCTTCAGTGTAAATTATTCATGGATTCGATCAGTGTGTACATGATACAGCGCCTCCTGTTCAGCATGAATAGAAAGATGGAGATGAGGATTCCTGCCAGCAGAGCCAGACCCACTACAAGGCCCACGGTTGATgcatctgcagacacagaaacgtGAAATGCACACATgacaaaaaaatgttaaaagccCTCAATGAAAGTCCAGtttgtcaaaataaatgtcCTGCACTGCTGCTCTAGGTGATTCAGTCCCACATacctcaacctgctgctgcaaagATCAAGACTAAAAATAGTCCCTCACTTATGAAATATTTAGTCCTGTCTGACAAAAATGTACAAAGGATGGTCTCTTCAATCTTATTTGCTTTGATGTGCAGTAAGTAAAATGTGACGTGGTAAATAAATCCATAAAATAAGTGACAACACAGtgaaaatgcaaaatgcaaGATGAACACCAATAAGGGAAAGTACAGCAGGGCTCAttgttgttctgtgttttgCTAGTGTCCTTGTCACCACTGGTTGCATAAGGCTGTAGCTGCAGCCCAGTCATCTTAGACAGTCTAGTTACTCTCAGATGGCACATGGTCACATTGGCCAATCTGAGATGCGGCTTATTAGCAGTCCCTTCTACTTGTACAAGTTGATTTGTATTCATACTAATGAAATGTCTGGTCCtaatttcacatttcaaaaCTGATAAGAAGAACTGAAATTGAGTTTTTCCTACATCTACCCGACAATTTGCATTCTGAATTAGATTCAGGTTACCATGATAGTCATCAGGAGGGCTGATGGGCTCGGAGTAGCATTCGCCTGGGAAGACAGTGATGTCATCTAGAGCAACATCCCCTACTGCGTTCATCCCCCTCTGATAGACAAAAACAACCTGCAACAAAAGAGACACTCAAAAACAGCAGGAGATGACAAAattcagacacaaaaacaaacatgggttcattttttaataattattattgtttcttCTTTCATGCAACCCACTCTTTTAAAAACTGACTAATTTAAGATGGTGTTTTATCAGGAATGAACTACAATAGATAAGTGGCAACTGACTGTCttgtaaaagaaaacatcattacccagaatgcctcTGTATGTGTAATGGACACCCTGGCTTCCTGCCAGCTGTCTCCCTTGCTTTCTGTCTCAGTCCATTTCAGTATCCCTTCTTCGTTACCATCAGTGTGCATTTGTCTATTGGACAGTTTAAATCAAAGTGTTAAAGTTAATGTATGATGCTGCGTTTTCTCAGACATTGTTACCAGACAATGATGTTATGGTGTTACCTGTCATTTATGTAAACTCTGAGAGTCCCCACATGGCTGCCATACATGTGGTACCAAAATTTAAGACAGTGCCATCTGGCGGATGGTTGGAACACATCACTGACCAGGAAGGACATGTCTCCCCATTCACCCACTGAGCTGTCCACATACAGATAGAAACCTAATGGAAATTGATATAAATTGCCAGgtttatgtgtttgtgctcTTCAGTTGCATAgagaataaaaaatatttcttgTGAGGCCAACATATTGCAAGCTTCCtattttactgaccttgtgtgGAGTTGGTGGTGTGATCAACACTGGGCCTGGTGTTAGGGTTAGGTGAGCCCCCTCTGCCGCGGAGCCAGTCCCCCTGGTCCACAATTCCACCCAGGTTGCTCCAGCTACACATGTTGTGTTCAAAGTCGCAATATCCATAAGGGGGACACTGAGCATCTGTCAGCTCTACGTCATCGAAGGCCATGTCTCCCTCCTCGGTGGGGCCGGCCTTCACTCCTTCCACCATGATCTGAAACACAAGTGAACACAACAAATCTGGAATTGATCACAAATGCGCAGCCTTTATATGAGCAGCCTTTCTCAGGCAGGCCACTGAGACTCACTCTGCAAGGCAGATTCCAGGGCAGAAGTGAAGCCTGAGCAAACCTCCACAATCGACCCTGATCTCCTGCCTGAGAGAAAATCAGAGCTTTTTTCCCGTTTTCACTCTGCTGATAAACATTCAGCGTCCCCACGCCTTTGCCGTACATGTGGTACCAGAGCTGCAAGCACGATCCTTTGCCTGAAGGGccacaggaaataaaaacacactttgttATTTTCAGAGCATATCTACATGAGCGTAGTTGATTACCACCTTCACACCTGCTGGGTACAGCGGTGAAAACATAGTGGCTGTCTGGTCAGCACGatcagcggaggaggaggggaggtaGTAGTAGTAGCCAGAGGGTGTGTGAGTCGTGTGGTCGCTCTCTGGTCCTGTGTTGGGCTTGTCAGCAGAGCCAGACTGTCTGAACCAGTCAAAGTCATCGGTGGCCTGCTGCTGCCAGTTACAGCTCCCCTCCTCAAAGTCACACAAATCTACGACACACATGAAAGTGATAATGTATGAAACTTAGTTACTGATGGAGTAACTGCAAGTTGTTAAAGCATCACTACATAACAATAGTGATGAATAAGAAcaaaatttaatattttattttagcatttttgACACATTTGCAACAGTGCCAGTAGTTCTTCCAATCTGTTCCTTGCAAAATGATTAAACATTGGGccatataaaatatattaaattcaCAACGGCCTCTGCTGGGATGCTGTGCAGCTTCTCACCAGAAGCCGGGCATGGCCCATCGATCAGGGAGATGTCATCGATGGCTATGTCTCCAGCGTCTCCCCCAACGGTGGCCTCCACAATCACTTGGTGGACTCTCTGCAGCGTCACGTGGCTCTGCACCAGCAGCCATTCATCCCCCTGATTTCCTGATTTTTGCCACACCtacaggaaagaaaagaggcTGATTCACACAATGAGGATGTGAGGAGATTTTTGCAACACCCTGGCTTGCGCTCAGAAAACCATACATTAATGTTATTTTGCAATCAGAATTTCACAACCATGTGAAAAATATAATAACAGAAAGAAAACCCTGTGGAAACGGCCACAAATATTTCTCAATGCGCCTCACAGCTGCTTTTCTAACTGTGTAGTAAGGGGAAGTAAAACAATCAGAACCAAACTGCAGCATTCATTTAAACCTGGCCTGAGCAGTGATAAACCTGAAAGCTGCTAATTTAATGTCTGCTTTACCAGAGTTTTCTCAAAGGGATCAACTGATAGTAGAAACGTCCTCAGCGAGCCCACGGTCGCTCCGAACATATGGTACCAAAACCTGAGGCAGTAtcctttctctccagcaggtggcagcagtgaCGACTTCAACAGGGCCATATTCCCCTTCACGCTGGGAGGAGAGCTCtttatgtaaatgtattttcctGTTAAAAACATCAAGCAGTTATTCTCAAACAATTTGTAACTATATTATATTTACCTATTTGCATTCATTCTTGTAGTGTGTTGAAATGATGACAATAATGGCGTATGGAACAGAAATGACCTTTGCCAGTAGTGTGGTCTCCTGCTGGTCCAGTATTTGGGGATTCTGTGGGACCGGACCAGATAAGCCAGTCTAACTCATCCTCACCCCCCtgcacccaaacacacaaaccatctTCAAAAGAGCagtcagaggcagacagagctGGGGAGGGAAAGGGAATCAACATTAGCCAACCTtcatcaccacttcctgttcctgtaggtttaaacacagcagagatATGGAAGGAGAACAATACATGCATGTAAAGCTATGTTGCTGAACGTTCTGTACCTGGTGGTTGGTAGGAGGCTTCACAGTTTAGAAAAGAGATGTCATCCACAGCAACAACATCATCTCCATGGGTTGTGCTACCTGGAGGTTTTCTACTTGTGCTAATGAACCAAACCTAATGGACACAATTACATTAAAGTTTGTGAAGGACGAGTCACTGAAACAAAAGGAAGCACCGCAATGCACTTACAGAACAAAATGTAATGTACACCTTTCTCCAATTCACTTGTGCACTACTAGCACTCCTGGCAGTCGCTTTCTATGTTCATCGTCCATTTTCCTATTCATTTACTAATAACTAATTTGGCAAATGAACACactaactgttttatatttgtctATGGAGCTGAACCAGGAGGTCTTAGAACCGCCCCAAAGGAATCTGTAAACCCAGATGGAAATCAACTAACTCATGATGCTTAAGCACGGCCATAGCAGCAGCACGCTAACATTCTAATAGGAGGCAGAACTGAAGGACCTGTGAAGTAGAGACGGCAAACACTACCACATGTTCGCTACTCTACCCGCTAAAATGCATGACATTTATGAAATGGACAAACTACAGAAAACGATTCAGCCGTCCCTCGTGTGACTACATTTCTGCACTCATATTCCCATTTGTGTTGCACGTTGCCACTGCTCTTTTGCATAGCGACCGAGTGTTGATCTGTATGTTGGACGCGTGAGCGTTCACCCTGTAAGGCTGCGGGTGCGGACCCAGTGGCAGATACGTTGCAGTCCAGTGGGAGACGgtgctgtgactctgtgacCACAGGATTGCTTCACTCCCCTCAGCTTGCTGCATAAGCACTCTGAGTGACCCAGCACTCTCTTCTCTGATGTGGAAGTGAAACCTGGgcaaaggaaagaaggaaggaagaaggggaGAGTGTTGGATTGGGAAGACAGTTGCGTGGTAGAAAGACGGGGGAGCGTTGCACAATTCATACAACTCTGcatcaaaacaaatattttacaaAGATACGGGGCAATAAATGTGGATGAGCGCTGTCGCTGTCACTTACAGAATCTGGCAGTAGGGGGAAGAAGGGGGCAGCGAGGGACTCTGGAGTCGGGCCTCATTCTGTGTCGACCACTGGCTGAAATTCACTCTCATGTAGTAGCCTGAGAATGAGGAAAAATGTCGGAACAAAGTTGACTCTCAAAGGCGCTGACTCAACTGCAGGCAGTATGTTATTCAGCATGTTTCCCCCCGTGTTCTTTCCTTGTGGGGCCATGAAATTAGTCAATAAGCCACTTAAGTCACCTGTCGCCGTCGTGTGATCAGTGGGCGGATCAGTGTCGTTACTGGCCTTCTGTCGGTGCCACTTGATGTGTCCATCACTGGTGTCGGCCCAGTGACACTGGTCACTCTCAAATGTGCAAGCACCTACGAAGAGGTCAAAAAGTGCCTGAATAACATTGCTGAAAAGAAGCACGCAGTAAACTCTGATTCATGTGTGacagcattttcaacatttcCCCCAAAAAACTGCTTTTGTAACACTTTGCGCAACCGAACAGTCGAACAGTCACTTTTGTCAATAATAAAGCATGAATCTTGATTCTGTCTCGTCTGAAAACCAAATGCAGACAATAATCAACAAGTGTTTGAATCATCTGCTTTTCTTTGGTGTTTCACAAATCCACAAAAAATCCTTGACAGTGGTTGTTACTGTGGCCTGTTTGACATCAGTGCACAGTGAGGCTCACCACAGCCTTCCTCGTCCTCTCCACCGGGACAGTCTGGATGATAATCGCAGTGTAAAGCAGCCGTAATACACACCGTACCATTCGACCGCCAACAAAAAAACTGATTCTCCTgtaacacagagagagaaaacaacatttaacCTGCGTTACGAAGGACTACGCTTCACAGAACCTGGAAGTTTACCTGACAGGGGTTTACTGGTGTAGTAGGTGGAGAGGAAGTAGGCGTCGTGTCAGGTAGTTCACTGTTGTCATGATCAAACAGACACTCTTTGGTGAAGGAGACGTCGTCCAGGGCAACAAGCCCTCGCTGACCTTCCCCATGCTCGTACCTGAAGACCACCTGACAGAAGGGGCACAAAACGTACCTGCTCTTGTGAAACCTTAGTGATTAAATGTAAAGCAGTAGGAGTCTGATGCTTTTCTATATTTCTATACCTGTAATGTACAACAACAAAGTGAATCTTATTCTACTAATGAAATGAATCTGAAGTTTGTGATATGTTCATTATGCCACTAAACAATGCAGCGGTTCACACAGTCTGCAGTCGTCTCCAGCGTGTATCTAATCACCCGTCTGTGCCCTCACTGACCTTACTGCTACATGACGAGGAGAACGTGACCTCTGCTCTCTGCCAGCTGTAGCTCTGGGAGTTTTCCCTCATCCATAGCAGTCTGTCGTCGCCACCTGACCGTCGCGTCCTGGACCGGGCTGTCAGTCGGGCTGCAGCGTCGTCCCGGCTGAAGTAGAAgaatctcacctagagaaggAGAAAGGATGACAGAGCGAGAAACATTGAAAAGGAGcatttaaataatgtaaaataaaaggcCTGAGTGAGATGAGCTGTGCTGTGGACTGTAACCTGCATGGAGTGGTTAATGACGTACTGTTCTTAAGAGAACAGAGATAAGCATAAGATAATAACAGCTACATGTGCAGGCACTGATAACAACCTCTGAAGCCTTTTGATTAGAAGAGCAAAAAATACAGACACTGATGAGATTAATCCATCACACAGCAGAAATTTATGATATTATTACAGCctaatgttgttttttactgCCTACAagttatattaatatttaacatcaTTAACACATTTGGTTTATGTCTATTCATTGCTGTAAAACTGGAACACTTTTAAACTTTATAATGGCTGCATGCATATTAAGACACCTCTAACAAACGCCTGGTCCACATAAACAAACCCAAAAACCACTACAGCGTACTCACAGTGCAGTTAGAGCTGGCTAGTAGTGTTCTGGAGAGCATCTCTGTTGACTGACCCTTGTTGGTCACCGGGATCACATAGTGACCTGTGAAGTAATACAATGTACAGTTATAGCAGCAGGTGAAGATCCATAAGCATCACAACTTTTGACAAGTGGCGATACCTGCAGCAGAATTAAGGGTGTGATCCCGGGGAGGCCCATGGTTGGGCCAGGCGTCCTGTCCTTTATGAGGTATCCAGTCTGCTCCAGGTGTGTCCACATCACTCTCTGCCCAGGAGCACAGTCCTTGTTCAAAGCTGCAGCGCTCCAGCGCATCAAGTTGCTCTACACCCGTTgcaaataaatcacacacacacacagttcagtaTTAAAGTGACATATCAAAAGCCTAAACTTGGCACACGCTGACAAAACTGCTTTAGGCTAAGTCTGATTCAAACGAGTCAGTACTGTGTGATATCTCACCACAGTTATTCTCATCGGACCAATCCCCACAGTCATCGCTGAAGTCACACACTCTAGTGTCCTCAACACACACTTTATTGCTGCATGTGAATGTATCCTGTGGACACAGTGGCTGGGCCACTGGAATACAAAAAGATTTCATCAACATAATTAAGCTTGAAAAAGAGGTGAAATGGTAAAAAAAAGGCAATGTACCAGGAAATGTGCAGTTGGTAAAATCTATGTCATCAATGGCAACGTGTCCAGGCTTGTTAAAGGTCCTAGAGGCTTCGAACAGGACGACAAAGTCCTGGGAGACGCGACCAACCGTCACCTCACCGTGATGCCACACATTGTCATGGTTACCAGATAGCCACCACAGTGGGGTGGTCCTGGAGTCTTCcttcagcagcacattcagctcctTTGTGTCTGAAACAGTGAGTCGAGGTCACAGGAGAATCACATGCTAATACACTAACGCAATAAAAACTTAATTTAACTTCATAAGGTCATATTAAACTATATATAAAGGTTATGCTGAGTGCATTATATTAAAAGGTGTCTCATTTTCACAGCAAAGCTGCAGTGCTGCAAACTGCATTAGATTGTTCAGCTGTAGCTAATACAGCTAGCAGTGACGTTATATGAAGGGAACATTCATGACTTTTATTGGCTGCACACATACTGCAGAGCACACGTGCTTGTGAAGAACATACCCTCTCCATACATGTTGTAGTAGAAGTGTAGTGTGCAGGTGGTGCTGGCCTGCCTCATGGAGGGACTCTGCAGGGCAGCAGGGCTCATGTGGCCTCCTTGGTCAGGTTCCACTGCCATGTACCAACCTGGAAGTTGATTTTCAGCTTAGGTTGCAATTCAGGCCAGACGTATGGAGCTTGCGTTTTTCTCCTTTCTGTATGGTATAGTTCTTTTTTGGCTCTAATCATAAATTAAATAGATTTTACGTACTTTCATATTCAACCTCTTTAACAAACCTCTCGCGTTAATAGTCAAAACATTCAAACAGGAAatttgcaaaaaaataaaaaggaaatccCTGTCATTTGCAGCTTCGCTCCCAGTTGCTTTATTCAAATATTACGTCCAGACTGGTGGACAGTACACACATAATgtttgctactgtatgtgggtgTTCAATGTGTTGGACCCAAGCATTTGAATCTCCAGACTGTCTAACGGGGAAGTGTGTGGTCCTACCCAGTCCAGAGCCCAGTGTGTGGTCCACAGAGGGCCCGCTGCTCTCGGATCCGTTTCTTCCTCTCACCCAGTCAAACTGGCCCATGCTGACCTCCTCCCAGCCACACGTGCCGTTTTCAAATGAGCAACCCACAAATTCCAAACGTGTTACGTTCACTATTGGATAAACAAGACAATATAtgtttcagtcattttaattCTATCATCATAAATCTTAGCAAAAAGTATAGCAATAAAACCACAAAACAACATTAGTACCTTTACAACGGCCTGGTGTGAGACTGATGTCATCAACGGCAATAAATCCCCTGTTGTTCATCTCTGCTTTGATCAGCAGCTGAGACAGCGGAgacataattaataaaatattttgccTACCacatattgttgtgtttttttatgactACATCAGTTGAGGGTACCTGAAAAGGTTTGCTGCTGACTACTGTCTGTGAGAACCTGCTCCAGGTGCTCCCACTGCTGTTGCTACTGAACATCAGATCCTCGTCTGACGGCCCTGAACGCATGTAAACTCGCAGAGTCCCCGAGTCACTGCCAAGCAACAGATCATGTGTGTTTTCCATAACATGAAATGGCACAAAATAGTTTATTCATAGTTTATCCTGTCAACAAAATTACTCTCCAaagtgaaaaagacaaaaaaaagaattcCTGCAATATAcagtttaatttttatttgcttATGTGCAGTTCAACATGTAAAACATTATAGAGATTATTTCCGTTATtagttttgtagtttaaatggttttctttttttcaggtcATTCTGTTGTAAATAGTGAACTCTGCCACAGAATATCTGTGGTCGTGCACAAATTGGGGCAGGTGATTCACGTCTAAGCAACACTTTCTGAGGAAGTCAATGAGGAAACTAAACAGGATAAAGTGCATCCTCTGCattgtcacatactgtatggtgtAAAAAGGCACAGCGTTTTGCTGATTGTGTGCGTTTTTTGCTGACCTGCTGTCCATATGGTACCATAAGGTGAGACAGGAGGTGGTGTCTTTCAGTTGGATCCATTCTGACACAACCTGAGTCAGACTGCTGTGGGTTTGGTGCAGTGCAGAGCTCAACAGGAACAAGCCTTAtatgaaggaggaaaaaaagtcaGCAAAAATGTTTACAATTCTCTTTCCACTAGTAATACCTTTCCATGTTTCAAATAagacaaaaagacattttattggGAGATCGGAGGACCTGATGTTAGTAACAATACAAGTAAAGGTTAAAACTTCAGTTCATAATAagtacttaataataataattactcaAATAAAGAACTGagatttcaaaaacaaaaatgagatattacattttattttctttggtgAGGAAGGTGAAATCCTTTCTTATTCACAGTAATCTCGGAGTGACATATCTCTGTGTGGTATATCAGGACTTTGGTCAAGTTAATCGTGCGTGAGTTGGAAGTCAACTGAAACTGTGTCAGTAAAAGATTTGAAGTACACAAAGACCGGTCTgttggtttgtgtatttttaagaACCTTTCTACTAATGACTCATGGAAACACCAATCTGCTCCGTTTGTATCCTATTTAATTACATACATCCCAGATCATACCCTGTGGGGTCTGAGTAGTGTGGTCTGTAGGTGGACCCCCAAAGCCGCCACCGGCTAGCACCcagtcatgttcatttcctctGCGGATGTTGAGCCAGCTGCACTGTCCTGACTCAAAGTCACAGCTGCCTGGAGGACTGCAGGCCCCATCCCTCACGGAAACATCATCGATTTTCACCGTAGCATTCATGGCTGGCACGTTGTATGCCTTAAACGCCACCTGGCGAGAGACATGAAGGGTTTCTAGAAGACATTCATGCTTTCATGCTACAGCATGTGTAAAGGTAAGAGAAGACGTTTCACAGGCAGAAAGCagtaatcatcatcatcgtaAACAAGCCCTCACATGAAATTTAGCGGCGGACGAAACCGTGACCTCTGCCACCTCCCAGTGTGTAGAGGGCGCTCCAGATCGTTCCCAAAGGgcttcactctcctcctcaTGTCGCACAACGTGGACGCTAAGGTTGTTAAAGTGACCTTCAGGTAGCCAGTACCTGAACAAACGCGGCACAAGCCCTGACATTTAACTCCTATTACACATgataacaaacagaaaagagTGTAAATGTGTACAAGGGAAACTACGGACGCACCAGAAGCGAACACACATCTCTGCACCTGACTGAAGCTCTGGAGTGAGCAGTTGAGCTACTTGAGTCGTAGAAGTCGTAGAATTCAGCACAGTCATGTAAAAACCTGAAACAAATTAATGGTTCTGCTTCAATTGCAGTTTAGTAGGTTGGGTTTTAAATATGATTACAGTTCCCCCTCACTTTAACAGCCTGGTATCGACAGTAGCTGCAGCACGAAGTGAGAACAACAAAAACCCAAAATCCAAGCTACGCAGATGTGACTCAGAGTTTAAGAGTCTTCAGAATAAGAGGGAAATCCTAAACTACTCACCGTTTTCTGTTCCATAGGTGTGATCCACATGACGATCTGTTCCCATTTTGTGAATCCAACGACCCAAGTGACTAACATCGTTCTCAAAGGCACACAAGCTGGattcaaacccacacacatctAGAATGGTGCAAAAAGTGGCCAAGATGTCACAACCTTCGATATGTTTTGCCTCCCTGTGCATCAGGTGGTGCTGGGTCTGGGTTTACATACCCTGAACACCACAGACCCCGTCTCTCACGGTGATGTCATCAACAGCGATGAAACCTTGGCTGGTTGTGTTTCTGTAACCAGTGAACATCATCTGAGAAAGAACACGTAAAAACATTGAAAAATCAACACATGTACAATGTTTGATCAAGCTGAAGGGTGAAGTGTTACTAGTTTTACCTGTATTGTATTGCTCATGTTGATGGTTACGTGTGCATTCATCCACTCTGGATTCTGTGTTCCCCTGCGAGTCCAGACTAACAGTTCAGAGTTTTCCTGAAAACAGCATGTAATTGATACTGTAGTAGTACAGTAGGGAATGTTTTCATATCCCTCACTGGGGGACAAACACGTCCACATAAAGACATCTGTACATATACGTACTGTCTGAACCAACAGATCCAGGTTGGAGACCGAAGGCCCGAGCATATAATACCAAAAGCCAACACAGACAGGGAATGTCTGATTGGTGACAGGAACAGAGATGATGGCCCTCTGTCTACTCGTGGATGCAGATCCATTTAGAACCAAAAACATGCCTTGgttataaaaaaacaagaaacacttGAAACAGATCTTGACAGACTGTTaaacacatacatgtatgtTAAACAAAATGCTGCTTCTCATGTTACTTTAATACTTTATAGAATATTAATACCTTTGTCATTTTCCATAGTATGATCATACTCAGGGCCATCCCATGGCTCCTCAGCCTGATGTCCACTACTGAGAGTCCAGTCCAaatcatcactgtcttcctgGACCCAACCACATAGACCTGAATTTacaaaatacaattaaaaatattaaaatactttGTGATCTGTGTGGAGTTTTCATATGATAAGTATATGACCAAAACCACTGTTCAATAGAGTCACCTTGCTCAAAGCTGCAGTCCATGGCAGAGGGAGgggcagtggtggtggtggtggggggttgtGTAGTAGTTGGGACCATGTCCTGACAAGACTTGTTCCTGATGATATGAACATCATCCAGAGCAAAGCTGCCATCCTTGTATCTTAAACCCACTTGAGTACTGGCTTGTAGTATAATCTGTGATTGATTGTTCCATTTAGACAGTATTTTTGTTATAGAATTCCAAATGATGAGTATAAAATGATGGTGTTTTACCTGGTGAGGACCTGTTGAACTGTAATCCACCCTGTCTCTAATCCATGTCCTATTTGCGTATCCATTTGTGTTCCACACAGAACGCAGTCCTGTGGTCTCATTCACAAACACTGTCAGTGTTATGTATGTAGGGCCTGAGACCAAAACAAACATCAACAAAAGGAGTCTGAATGTtatgaaatgttattttaaaattGAAA contains:
- the si:ch211-106h4.4 gene encoding MAM and LDL-receptor class A domain-containing protein 2 isoform X3, translated to MGFFSDTFFPQNMKQLFILSALLVIVLTCPDGDFSCTSGDCVSAQLICDFKEDCKDGSDEEYCGSCDFESHTCGWNDTSGDSYRWERQIANVTSIPGADHTTGSPLGHVMHIEGKQGGFSLMANLEYAVDKLAALGCQMSFWYHVYDESSLISSNLKVKMIRGKTEKDLLEIKTKTHGWENATVFIGNQPGGYKMLFLYSPSVFGGTDVMLDDISFEYCGDSDVPPGSDHLSCDFEEHTCSWYHDYTSSLLWKRTNERFSHGPAGNGYYMIIEASSNLNISSTARLLSFPQPADQVMCVSFRYHIFGNSIGSLKFIAKRSGEPETLVWMRSGTQGNKWRFADLTFHSDKPIQFILEAVVGGEQGNIVIDDISVTSSETGSCPPERECTFQGSLCGLLPQTSADFSWSRITGTSQPANSSGPAADHTLGTEQGFYLSAQLWNHPVGSRGAMVTSVMKPTPHDGECLMFWYYMEGSEVGELSVYLQTQDTYRNRIQLWSRRGDQGTHWRHGRVTLFSPDTPYQVIFEAVVGAGPRRDVCIDDLIVLNGACPAPGFCDFEMGFCDWVNSPPAESGVDWDWLSGDSKVDFVPRSDHTTGTSLGHFAFFSRVNPNSDVIAQLESETMEAVDTACLEMWHMAHGWSAGPTYITLTVFVNETTGLRSVWNTNGYANRTWIRDRVDYSSTGPHQIILQASTQVGLRYKDGSFALDDVHIIRNKSCQDMVPTTTQPPTTTTTAPPSAMDCSFEQGLCGWVQEDSDDLDWTLSSGHQAEEPWDGPEYDHTMENDKGMFLVLNGSASTSRQRAIISVPVTNQTFPVCVGFWYYMLGPSVSNLDLLVQTENSELLVWTRRGTQNPEWMNAHVTINMSNTIQMMFTGYRNTTSQGFIAVDDITVRDGVCGVQDVCGFESSLCAFENDVSHLGRWIHKMGTDRHVDHTYGTENGFYMTVLNSTTSTTQVAQLLTPELQSGAEMCVRFWYWLPEGHFNNLSVHVVRHEEESEALWERSGAPSTHWEVAEVTVSSAAKFHVAFKAYNVPAMNATVKIDDVSVRDGACSPPGSCDFESGQCSWLNIRRGNEHDWVLAGGGFGGPPTDHTTQTPQGLFLLSSALHQTHSSLTQVVSEWIQLKDTTSCLTLWYHMDSSDSGTLRVYMRSGPSDEDLMFSSNSSGSTWSRFSQTVVSSKPFQLLIKAEMNNRGFIAVDDISLTPGRCKVNVTRLEFVGCSFENGTCGWEEVSMGQFDWVRGRNGSESSGPSVDHTLGSGLGWYMAVEPDQGGHMSPAALQSPSMRQASTTCTLHFYYNMYGEDTKELNVLLKEDSRTTPLWWLSGNHDNVWHHGEVTVGRVSQDFVVLFEASRTFNKPGHVAIDDIDFTNCTFPVAQPLCPQDTFTCSNKVCVEDTRVCDFSDDCGDWSDENNCEQLDALERCSFEQGLCSWAESDVDTPGADWIPHKGQDAWPNHGPPRDHTLNSAAGHYVIPVTNKGQSTEMLSRTLLASSNCTVRFFYFSRDDAAARLTARSRTRRSGGDDRLLWMRENSQSYSWQRAEVTFSSSCSSKVVFRYEHGEGQRGLVALDDVSFTKECLFDHDNSELPDTTPTSSPPTTPVNPCQENQFFCWRSNGTVCITAALHCDYHPDCPGGEDEEGCGACTFESDQCHWADTSDGHIKWHRQKASNDTDPPTDHTTATGYYMRVNFSQWSTQNEARLQSPSLPPSSPYCQILFHFHIREESAGSLRVLMQQAEGSEAILWSQSHSTVSHWTATYLPLGPHPQPYRVWFISTSRKPPGSTTHGDDVVAVDDISFLNCEASYQPPALSASDCSFEDGLCVWVQGGEDELDWLIWSGPTESPNTGPAGDHTTGKGKYIYIKSSPPSVKGNMALLKSSLLPPAGEKGYCLRFWYHMFGATVGSLRTFLLSVDPFEKTLVWQKSGNQGDEWLLVQSHVTLQRVHQVIVEATVGGDAGDIAIDDISLIDGPCPASDLCDFEEGSCNWQQQATDDFDWFRQSGSADKPNTGPESDHTTHTPSGYYYYLPSSSADRADQTATMFSPLYPAGKGSCLQLWYHMYGKGVGTLNVYQQSENGKKALIFSQAGDQGRLWRFAQASLLPWNLPCRIMVEGVKAGPTEEGDMAFDDVELTDAQCPPYGYCDFEHNMCSWSNLGGIVDQGDWLRGRGGSPNPNTRPSVDHTTNSTQGFYLYVDSSVGEWGDMSFLVSDVFQPSARWHCLKFWYHMYGSHVGTLRVYINDRQMHTDGNEEGILKWTETESKGDSWQEARVSITHTEAFWVVFVYQRGMNAVGDVALDDITVFPGECYSEPISPPDDYHDASTVGLVVGLALLAGILISIFLFMLNRRRCIMNQPTIMNNDAIDQFDLFDCKIDGRNHGTESDFSFFNNLYDPSPPETDDITSTDA